The following are encoded together in the Gemmatimonadota bacterium genome:
- a CDS encoding ABC transporter permease, whose product MSTLLHDLRFAVRLLLKKPVFTALAVITLALGIGLNTAVFSVVDALLLRPLPGVRQADELAQLYRSWPAMEYGSNSIPHWKDVRERTKGVFSDVALWKFTRLSVAADGQPERVMAQMVSANYFSVLGVGAARGRVFIPAEDVGELAHPVAVISHAAWQRRFGGVPDVVGKSIIVNGASYTVIGVTPREFRGTLPLITPELWVPLMQLAQLEPLGAESMRERDENSSSLIARLAPGVTMERARARVRALEGELRVDFPGFYQRSGITLVPQKDAGIHPMFRSAQVGLTGVVMAVVLMLLLIACVNVANLFLARAQDRWREMAVRLSIGARRGVLVRQLMTESLVFALVAGACGIVVAWWTVSLANRVTLPMDLDFSPDLRLSAPVLLFALGVTICTGFLFGLVPALQATRPALIPSLKGEAPAGGSRSRLSRVLVVAQMALSLVLLVCAGLFLRNLESATTVDKGFTSEGVLLATVDPGLQGYSRARSEQFYRVLGDRLRALPGVKHVAMAAAVQLGLNNSDRGVEIPGYTPAPDEGMSINYNMATPGYFEAMGISLVEGRGFEPRDDSLSAGVVVVNQRFVERFFPQGNAVGRTIRVGGSDRTVVGVVPTGKYVRLGEEPTAFMYFPQAQEWRSEMTVHLKVDGDPVSFIPQLRSEVAALDANMPVADVRTLNNHLGFALMPARLAGTALGVFGVLGLLLAAVGMYGVMSYAVAQRTREIGIRMAIGAARGEVVRMVMRQGLSLVVIGGVIGLGAAFGAARLIRGVLYGGNAIDPLTFVVVPVVLAAVAAVAIWIPARRAAGVDPVLAIRSE is encoded by the coding sequence ATGTCGACCCTCCTGCACGACCTGCGCTTCGCGGTCCGGCTCCTGCTCAAGAAGCCCGTCTTCACCGCACTGGCCGTCATCACGCTGGCGCTCGGCATCGGGCTCAACACCGCCGTCTTTTCCGTGGTGGATGCGCTGCTGCTGCGTCCGCTCCCCGGCGTGCGGCAGGCCGATGAGTTGGCGCAGCTCTATCGCAGCTGGCCGGCGATGGAGTACGGCTCCAACTCCATCCCGCACTGGAAGGACGTGCGGGAGCGCACGAAGGGGGTCTTCAGCGACGTCGCCCTGTGGAAGTTCACCCGGCTCAGCGTTGCGGCTGACGGTCAGCCGGAGCGGGTGATGGCCCAGATGGTATCGGCCAACTACTTCAGCGTGCTCGGCGTAGGGGCGGCGCGCGGGCGCGTCTTCATTCCCGCGGAGGACGTGGGAGAGCTGGCGCATCCGGTCGCGGTGATCAGCCACGCCGCCTGGCAGCGCCGCTTTGGCGGCGTCCCCGACGTCGTCGGCAAGTCGATCATCGTCAACGGCGCGAGCTACACCGTCATCGGGGTGACCCCGCGCGAGTTTCGCGGCACCCTCCCGCTCATCACGCCGGAGTTGTGGGTTCCGTTGATGCAGCTGGCGCAGCTCGAGCCGCTCGGTGCCGAGTCGATGCGTGAACGCGACGAGAACTCATCCAGCCTGATTGCGCGACTCGCCCCCGGGGTCACGATGGAGCGGGCGCGCGCGCGGGTTCGGGCGCTGGAAGGCGAGCTTCGCGTCGACTTCCCGGGCTTCTACCAGCGCTCGGGGATCACCCTGGTTCCCCAGAAGGACGCCGGGATTCATCCCATGTTTCGCTCGGCGCAGGTGGGGCTGACCGGCGTGGTGATGGCGGTCGTCCTGATGCTGCTCCTCATCGCCTGCGTCAACGTCGCCAACCTGTTCCTGGCGCGGGCGCAGGATCGGTGGCGCGAGATGGCCGTGCGGCTGAGCATCGGCGCCCGGCGCGGCGTGCTGGTGCGGCAGCTCATGACCGAGAGCCTCGTCTTCGCGCTGGTGGCGGGGGCGTGCGGGATCGTGGTGGCGTGGTGGACGGTCTCGCTCGCCAATCGCGTGACGCTCCCGATGGACCTCGATTTTTCCCCCGACCTGCGGCTCAGCGCCCCCGTCCTCCTGTTCGCGTTAGGCGTCACGATCTGCACCGGCTTCCTGTTTGGGCTGGTGCCGGCGCTGCAGGCCACCCGGCCCGCCCTCATTCCGTCGCTCAAGGGCGAGGCACCGGCCGGGGGATCGCGCTCGCGCCTGAGTCGCGTGCTGGTGGTGGCGCAGATGGCGCTGTCGCTGGTGCTGCTCGTCTGTGCGGGGCTGTTCCTGCGCAACCTCGAGTCGGCGACCACGGTGGACAAGGGCTTCACTAGCGAGGGTGTGCTGCTCGCGACGGTCGATCCCGGGCTGCAGGGGTACTCGCGCGCGCGATCCGAGCAGTTCTATCGCGTGCTGGGCGATCGGCTGCGCGCCTTGCCCGGCGTCAAGCACGTGGCGATGGCGGCCGCGGTCCAGCTCGGACTGAACAACTCCGACCGCGGCGTCGAGATCCCCGGCTATACGCCGGCGCCTGACGAGGGGATGTCGATCAACTACAACATGGCCACCCCCGGCTACTTCGAGGCGATGGGCATTTCGCTGGTGGAGGGGCGCGGCTTCGAGCCGCGGGACGACAGCCTGTCGGCTGGCGTCGTGGTCGTGAACCAGCGCTTCGTCGAGCGGTTCTTCCCGCAGGGGAATGCGGTCGGTCGCACCATCCGCGTCGGTGGGAGCGACCGTACGGTCGTGGGGGTCGTGCCCACGGGCAAGTACGTCCGGCTTGGCGAGGAGCCGACCGCCTTCATGTACTTCCCGCAGGCCCAGGAGTGGCGCAGCGAGATGACCGTGCACCTCAAGGTCGACGGCGACCCGGTGTCGTTCATTCCGCAGCTGCGCTCCGAGGTGGCGGCGCTCGATGCCAACATGCCGGTGGCCGATGTGCGCACGTTGAACAATCACCTGGGCTTTGCGCTGATGCCGGCGCGCCTGGCGGGGACGGCGCTGGGTGTGTTCGGCGTGCTCGGCTTGCTCCTGGCGGCAGTGGGCATGTACGGGGTGATGTCCTACGCCGTGGCCCAGCGCACGCGGGAGATCGGGATCCGGATGGCGATCGGTGCGGCCCGCGGCGAGGTCGTTCGCATGGTGATGCGACAGGGGCTGTCGTTGGTCGTGATCGGCGGTGTGATCGGGCTGGGTGCCGCGTTCGGTGCTGCGCGCCTCATCCGCGGCGTGCTGTACGGCGGCAACGCGATCGATCCGCTGACCTTCGTCGTCGTCCCGGTGGTGCTGGCGGCGGTCGCGGCCGTGGCGATCTGGATTCCCGCGCGGCGGGCGGCGGGGGTCGATCCGGTGTTGGCGATCCGGTCGGAGTGA
- a CDS encoding beta-lactamase family protein: protein MGVLLVVTAACGGDHASPTATPAAPLPPLTVLLDSIRLTSDLPALGAAIVTSGGVAQLEVVGVRRYGGRSYATRDDRWHLGSTLKHQVAVLVARLVADGTLSWSTTLPQFFPELAATMRPEYRAVTLRDLLSHTSALPRDYVSGLGDARAARAAVVRWAAQQPPVATPGTYAYSNINYMVAGAIVERALDQDFERVIAERLWAPLGMARAGFGQAGTAGADDEPLGHTVQANGARATYDAATPGADNPVEYGPAGRAHMPLADWARFISALLAAEQGRDTPVLSSQGWRALTAQPYVTTGSDGYGYGMVIATRTWSLGRALFHDGTNTRHYALVGVAPGRDFAILIVSNQWSASMGATMDRIFGRLVDFHLRGR from the coding sequence ATGGGCGTGCTACTCGTGGTCACCGCAGCGTGCGGCGGCGACCACGCCTCACCCACGGCGACACCGGCCGCGCCGCTCCCCCCGCTCACCGTCCTCCTCGATTCCATTCGCCTGACAAGCGACCTGCCGGCGTTAGGCGCGGCGATCGTGACCAGCGGTGGCGTCGCGCAGCTCGAGGTCGTAGGCGTCCGGCGCTATGGCGGACGGAGCTATGCCACTCGCGACGATCGATGGCATCTCGGCTCCACGCTGAAGCACCAGGTCGCCGTCCTCGTGGCCAGGCTCGTCGCCGACGGCACGCTTTCCTGGTCCACGACGCTCCCCCAGTTCTTCCCGGAGCTCGCCGCCACGATGCGCCCCGAGTACCGCGCGGTGACGCTCCGCGACCTGCTGTCGCACACGTCGGCACTCCCGCGGGACTACGTGTCGGGGCTGGGTGACGCGCGCGCGGCCCGCGCGGCGGTGGTGCGGTGGGCGGCGCAGCAGCCTCCCGTCGCGACGCCGGGGACGTACGCGTACAGCAACATCAACTACATGGTGGCCGGTGCCATCGTCGAGCGCGCCCTCGATCAGGACTTCGAGCGGGTGATCGCCGAGCGGCTCTGGGCACCGTTAGGCATGGCGCGCGCGGGGTTCGGCCAGGCGGGGACCGCCGGCGCCGACGACGAACCGCTCGGCCACACCGTGCAGGCGAACGGCGCGCGCGCGACCTACGACGCCGCGACGCCGGGAGCCGACAACCCGGTCGAGTACGGCCCCGCCGGGCGCGCACACATGCCCCTCGCCGACTGGGCCCGTTTCATCTCGGCGCTCCTCGCCGCCGAGCAGGGGCGTGACACGCCGGTCCTGTCGTCGCAGGGGTGGCGCGCGCTCACGGCCCAGCCGTACGTCACCACCGGTAGCGACGGGTATGGCTACGGCATGGTCATCGCCACCCGCACCTGGTCGCTCGGCCGCGCCCTCTTTCACGACGGGACCAATACGCGACACTACGCGCTGGTAGGCGTTGCACCTGGTCGTGACTTCGCCATCCTGATCGTCAGCAACCAGTGGAGCGCCAGCATGGGAGCGACGATGGACCGGATCTTCGGCCGCTTGGTCGACTTCCACTTGCGGGGGCGCTGA
- a CDS encoding ABC transporter permease: protein MGWRFQLPSSKRQLARELDEEMALHLELRAQALAQRGLAPHAARLEAERLFGDVSTVRADCLAIDEAHHTTRSRWNAVTDFAHDVRYATRALLRDRAFTLLVCGIFALGIGAATALFSVYDAVVLRPLDVPAPGRVMWATMVDADDNDGVSPALWFAWSERAKSFSSLSRVRTTATTLTGLGTPSRVEGLLVSEGFFSTLDLPASRGRRLDARDFADGAAPVVVIGTSLWRQQFGSDPAIVGRSITLDGETRTVVGVLPPSAEVLGSASAFWLPERLSDGLRTNLTPFLSVVGRLRDGTTVAAAQAELQAILTALDTRPDRAARPVRARVVPLVDYLTAPFRDRVLLLFVAVLCLLLIGAVNVANLLMARGAGRAREMALRASLGASRGRLVRQLFTEHVLLSMVGGLAGVGVGVWLMRGLVAVLPEDLPRVSRTQLSGTSVAVAVALTMVAALVAGLLPAWRTAAVDLRSALQDGGRGATAGAAHDRLRRAFVVAEMAMTVVLLVAAGLLLRSARALGGVAPGFAVDSVVTARYALPSSAYPGPAEVQGGHARLLAAAREQLGERVALSSKIPLDGNSGGGSGFVVYGNATGRQDDVNAALRLTTPGYVETMGLALARGRDFTAADGASAARVVIISEGLARRLGLGDDALGRFIAGTSSPFRDSTGTPYPWRVVGVVRDPRDWGLRNDPQPQLFMPLAQTPAEMWEWSGREVHLVARSSQPVAVVRSSLAAAVNRVDPTLALYDVQTMQQRLTASLALERANTILLGALGVAALVLALTGLYGVVSYGVQQRGAEFGVRLALGATPRDLVLLVARWSGRLAAAGLAVGIPLALAASWTLRGLLFGVGSADVITLAAASLLVALVAGASALIPARRAARTSPNSVLRA from the coding sequence ATGGGGTGGCGTTTTCAGCTGCCCAGCAGCAAGCGCCAGTTGGCCCGCGAGCTGGACGAGGAGATGGCGTTGCACCTGGAACTTCGTGCACAGGCTCTCGCGCAGCGCGGCCTGGCGCCGCACGCGGCTCGCCTCGAGGCCGAGCGCCTCTTCGGCGACGTCTCCACCGTCCGGGCGGACTGCCTGGCGATCGACGAGGCACACCACACGACACGCTCGCGCTGGAATGCAGTGACGGACTTCGCGCACGACGTGCGCTACGCCACGCGCGCCCTGCTGCGCGACCGCGCCTTCACGCTCCTGGTCTGCGGGATCTTCGCCTTGGGGATCGGGGCGGCGACCGCGCTGTTCTCCGTCTACGACGCCGTCGTGCTGCGCCCGCTCGATGTGCCGGCGCCGGGGCGCGTGATGTGGGCGACGATGGTCGATGCGGACGACAACGACGGCGTGAGTCCCGCCCTCTGGTTCGCCTGGAGTGAGCGCGCGAAGAGCTTCTCCTCGCTGTCGCGCGTGCGCACGACGGCGACGACGCTCACCGGGCTCGGGACCCCGTCCCGCGTCGAGGGACTCCTGGTGAGCGAAGGCTTCTTCTCCACCCTCGACCTCCCCGCGTCGCGGGGCCGGCGCCTCGATGCGCGCGACTTCGCCGACGGCGCTGCACCGGTCGTCGTGATCGGGACCTCGCTCTGGCGACAACAGTTCGGCAGCGACCCGGCGATCGTGGGGCGCTCGATCACGCTCGACGGCGAGACGCGCACCGTCGTGGGGGTCCTCCCCCCATCGGCCGAGGTGCTGGGATCGGCGAGCGCCTTCTGGCTCCCCGAGCGTCTTTCCGACGGACTGCGCACGAACCTCACCCCGTTCCTCTCCGTGGTGGGGCGACTGCGCGACGGGACGACCGTCGCCGCGGCCCAAGCCGAACTGCAGGCGATCCTCACGGCGCTCGACACACGGCCCGATCGCGCGGCGCGCCCGGTGCGCGCGCGCGTAGTACCGCTCGTGGACTATCTCACCGCCCCTTTCCGCGACCGAGTCCTCCTCCTCTTCGTCGCCGTCCTGTGCCTCTTGCTCATCGGCGCGGTGAACGTGGCGAATCTCCTGATGGCGCGGGGTGCCGGACGGGCCCGCGAGATGGCGCTGCGTGCGTCGCTCGGCGCCTCGCGCGGACGCCTCGTGCGCCAGCTCTTCACGGAACACGTGCTGCTGTCGATGGTTGGAGGGCTCGCGGGGGTCGGGGTGGGCGTCTGGCTGATGCGCGGACTGGTCGCCGTGCTCCCCGAGGACCTGCCTCGGGTGAGTCGTACGCAGCTCAGCGGCACGTCGGTGGCCGTTGCCGTCGCCCTCACGATGGTCGCCGCGCTCGTGGCCGGACTCCTCCCCGCCTGGCGCACCGCGGCGGTCGACCTGCGCAGCGCGCTGCAGGATGGTGGACGCGGGGCGACCGCCGGCGCCGCGCACGACCGGCTCCGTCGGGCCTTCGTGGTTGCCGAGATGGCGATGACGGTCGTGTTGCTCGTGGCGGCGGGGCTCCTCCTGCGCAGCGCGCGCGCGCTGGGGGGTGTTGCACCAGGCTTCGCCGTCGACAGCGTCGTCACGGCGCGCTACGCACTCCCCTCGTCCGCGTATCCGGGCCCCGCCGAGGTGCAGGGGGGGCACGCACGCCTGCTCGCCGCCGCGCGTGAACAGCTGGGGGAGCGGGTCGCGCTCTCGTCCAAGATCCCCCTGGACGGCAACAGCGGCGGTGGGAGCGGCTTCGTGGTGTACGGCAATGCCACGGGGCGCCAGGACGACGTGAATGCCGCATTGCGCCTGACGACACCTGGCTACGTGGAGACCATGGGGCTCGCCCTCGCGCGGGGACGCGACTTCACCGCGGCCGACGGCGCCAGTGCCGCACGCGTCGTCATCATCAGCGAGGGACTCGCCCGGCGGCTGGGGCTGGGCGATGACGCGCTCGGAAGATTCATCGCCGGGACATCGTCTCCCTTTCGCGACAGTACGGGGACGCCGTACCCCTGGCGCGTCGTGGGGGTGGTGCGAGACCCGCGGGATTGGGGGCTCCGCAACGATCCGCAGCCGCAGCTCTTCATGCCGCTCGCGCAGACCCCCGCGGAGATGTGGGAGTGGAGCGGGCGCGAGGTGCACCTTGTGGCGCGCTCGTCGCAGCCCGTGGCCGTCGTGCGGAGCTCGCTCGCCGCGGCGGTGAATCGCGTCGACCCGACGCTGGCGCTCTACGACGTGCAGACCATGCAACAGCGCCTCACTGCCTCGCTCGCCCTCGAACGCGCCAACACCATCCTGCTTGGCGCGTTAGGCGTCGCGGCGCTGGTGCTGGCGCTGACGGGACTCTACGGCGTGGTGAGCTACGGCGTGCAGCAGCGCGGGGCCGAGTTCGGCGTGCGCCTCGCGCTGGGCGCGACGCCGCGCGACCTCGTACTGCTGGTGGCCCGCTGGAGCGGACGGTTGGCCGCGGCCGGGCTGGCCGTCGGGATCCCCCTCGCGCTGGCGGCGTCGTGGACGCTGCGCGGGCTCCTGTTCGGGGTCGGGAGCGCCGATGTGATCACGCTGGCCGCCGCATCGCTGCTCGTCGCGCTCGTGGCGGGGGCCAGCGCGCTCATTCCAGCGCGCCGCGCGGCGCGCACGTCGCCTAACAGCGTGCTCCGCGCGTAG
- a CDS encoding VOC family protein, with the protein MPNDSAAPALYPSLFYQNAPAMIDWLERAFGFQRRLVVPGDDGAIRHSELTLGQSVVMVCSPRPELSWKSPKALGATHAGLCVYVSDPDAHYARAVAAGAEVLFPLKDSSYGSRDYTARDPEGVSWTFGTYIPGAYWAGREGA; encoded by the coding sequence ATGCCGAACGATTCTGCCGCCCCTGCCCTGTACCCCTCGCTCTTCTATCAGAACGCCCCCGCGATGATCGACTGGCTGGAGCGCGCCTTCGGCTTCCAGCGCCGACTCGTCGTGCCTGGCGACGACGGCGCGATTCGGCATTCCGAACTCACGCTCGGCCAGTCGGTGGTGATGGTGTGCTCGCCGCGTCCCGAGCTTTCCTGGAAGAGCCCCAAGGCGCTCGGGGCGACGCACGCCGGACTCTGCGTGTACGTGAGCGACCCCGATGCGCACTACGCGCGCGCCGTCGCCGCGGGGGCCGAGGTGCTCTTTCCGCTCAAGGACTCGAGCTACGGATCACGTGACTACACCGCGCGCGACCCTGAGGGGGTGAGCTGGACCTTCGGTACCTACATCCCGGGAGCGTACTGGGCCGGACGCGAAGGCGCCTGA
- a CDS encoding DEAD/DEAH box helicase, with the protein MAIRPASGDLPVSRAGVSGAPRQFAWRTAPARPARRPPCHQGLHVTFASLALHPSLLRGLKELGFTRPTPIQNDAIPHAIEGRDLLACAATGSGKTAAFLLPILHRLIERPRGTTRALVLTPTRELAAQILEDLNDLSVHTPITAAAIYGGVGMGPQEHALRSGVDVIVATPGRLLDHLKQSYASLAHIEHLVLDEADRMLDMGFLPDIRRILKQLPTKRQTLFFSATMPGPIGQLAHEMLRNPATINLERKAAPAVGITQAVYPVSQDLKSSLLLQLLVRGEMQEVLVFTRTKHRADRLQKFLAKHDIAAERIHGNRSQPQRTEALAGFKSGKYRVLVATDIAARGIDVEELGHVVNFDVPMAPEDYIHRVGRTGRAQATGDAFTFVSPEEEADLADIERKLSRRLQRVILPDFDYTARVAERLEVSQAERTAKWREQKAKERENAKAKAERKLRAEAEERARRDGRSQRDADPRRRQEERGGAGRSSGAPRGASTSSGRGAGSASGAAGGGSSGGSARPSGRPSGRPAGPRRGPAKGPGSGPRQGGGERGGGGRPR; encoded by the coding sequence ATGGCAATCCGCCCTGCGAGTGGCGACCTTCCAGTATCTCGCGCCGGCGTTTCCGGCGCCCCGCGCCAGTTTGCATGGCGCACCGCGCCGGCCCGGCCCGCGCGACGACCGCCCTGCCATCAAGGACTTCACGTGACGTTTGCATCGCTTGCCCTGCATCCCAGCCTGCTGCGCGGGCTCAAGGAGCTTGGCTTCACTCGCCCGACCCCGATCCAGAACGACGCGATCCCGCACGCCATCGAGGGGCGCGACCTCCTCGCGTGCGCGGCGACCGGGAGCGGAAAGACCGCCGCCTTCCTGTTACCGATCCTGCATCGCCTCATCGAACGTCCCCGCGGCACGACGCGCGCGCTGGTCCTCACCCCCACGCGCGAGTTGGCGGCGCAGATCCTCGAGGACCTCAACGACCTCTCCGTGCACACGCCCATCACCGCCGCGGCGATCTACGGGGGCGTGGGGATGGGACCGCAGGAGCATGCCCTGCGCAGTGGCGTCGACGTCATCGTCGCGACCCCGGGGCGCCTGCTCGACCACCTCAAGCAGTCGTACGCCAGTCTCGCCCATATCGAGCACCTCGTCCTCGACGAAGCGGACCGGATGCTCGACATGGGCTTCCTGCCGGATATCCGGCGGATCCTCAAACAGCTCCCGACCAAGCGTCAGACGCTGTTCTTCAGCGCCACCATGCCGGGACCCATCGGCCAGCTCGCGCACGAGATGCTGCGCAATCCGGCGACGATCAACCTCGAGCGCAAGGCGGCCCCCGCGGTGGGGATCACGCAGGCGGTCTACCCCGTCTCGCAGGACCTCAAGTCGTCGCTCCTGTTGCAGCTGCTGGTCCGGGGCGAGATGCAGGAGGTGCTGGTCTTCACGCGCACCAAGCATCGCGCCGACCGCCTGCAGAAGTTCCTCGCCAAGCATGACATCGCGGCCGAGCGCATCCACGGCAACCGCTCGCAGCCGCAACGCACCGAGGCGCTGGCCGGCTTCAAGAGCGGGAAGTATCGCGTCCTGGTGGCCACCGACATCGCCGCCCGCGGAATCGACGTCGAGGAACTCGGGCACGTGGTGAACTTCGACGTCCCCATGGCGCCGGAGGACTACATCCACCGTGTGGGGCGCACGGGGCGCGCGCAGGCCACGGGCGATGCCTTCACCTTCGTCTCGCCCGAAGAAGAGGCCGACCTGGCCGACATCGAGCGCAAGCTCTCCCGCCGGCTGCAACGTGTGATCCTTCCCGACTTCGACTACACGGCCCGCGTGGCCGAGCGCCTCGAGGTCTCGCAGGCCGAGCGGACCGCCAAGTGGCGCGAGCAGAAGGCCAAGGAGCGCGAGAACGCGAAAGCCAAGGCCGAGCGCAAGCTGCGCGCCGAGGCCGAGGAGCGCGCGCGTCGCGACGGCAGGTCGCAGCGTGACGCGGACCCGCGTCGCCGGCAGGAGGAGCGCGGTGGGGCGGGGCGCTCCAGCGGCGCGCCGCGCGGCGCATCCACATCGTCGGGACGCGGTGCGGGCTCAGCGTCTGGTGCGGCGGGCGGCGGGTCGAGCGGTGGGAGCGCACGCCCGTCGGGGCGTCCCTCGGGGCGTCCGGCTGGCCCTCGCCGAGGACCGGCCAAGGGACCCGGGAGCGGCCCGCGACAGGGTGGGGGCGAGCGTGGGGGCGGCGGTCGTCCTCGCTAG
- a CDS encoding helix-turn-helix domain-containing protein, giving the protein MSSAVRVHRLSSPLGDWELALGEPSAALRPYIQGMYTGSTERLPGTLTRLEVPHPGVVCIFNFGTPYRVTDPRDGRSGEWLGSFVAGLYDSYVHVDARGTSQCVQCNLTPLGALRLLGLPLEHVTNQSVPMHDVLGAMGGDIAERMAATDSWEGRFALLEEAWRARLSRAPDVPPLVQVAWHALARTHGNVEVARIAHAIGCSRKRLTTQFRTHVGLPPKALARILRFHRVIECLVASEGRRLSEIAHACGYYDHAHLDRDFRDLAGLSPSTYFAMRHPTFGAVVTASDAH; this is encoded by the coding sequence GTGAGCTCCGCGGTTCGCGTGCACCGCCTCTCCTCGCCGTTAGGCGACTGGGAGCTCGCCCTCGGCGAGCCCTCGGCGGCGCTGCGTCCGTACATCCAGGGGATGTACACGGGGTCGACGGAGCGGCTTCCCGGTACGCTGACACGCCTCGAAGTCCCGCACCCGGGGGTCGTCTGCATCTTCAATTTCGGCACGCCCTATCGGGTGACCGACCCACGCGACGGTCGATCGGGGGAGTGGCTGGGGAGCTTCGTCGCCGGGCTGTACGACTCGTACGTGCACGTCGATGCGCGCGGCACGTCGCAATGCGTGCAGTGCAACCTGACCCCGTTAGGCGCGCTTCGCCTGCTCGGCCTTCCACTGGAGCACGTCACCAACCAGTCGGTGCCGATGCACGACGTGCTCGGCGCCATGGGAGGGGACATCGCCGAGCGCATGGCGGCTACCGACTCGTGGGAGGGGCGCTTCGCGCTCCTGGAGGAGGCGTGGCGAGCGCGGCTTTCGCGCGCCCCCGACGTCCCACCGCTCGTGCAGGTTGCCTGGCATGCCCTGGCGCGCACCCACGGCAACGTGGAGGTCGCGCGCATCGCGCACGCGATCGGCTGCTCGCGCAAGCGCCTGACGACGCAGTTCCGGACGCACGTCGGGCTCCCGCCCAAGGCGCTGGCCCGCATCCTTCGCTTTCATCGCGTCATCGAATGCCTCGTGGCGAGCGAAGGGAGGCGGCTCTCCGAGATCGCGCACGCCTGCGGCTACTACGATCACGCGCACCTCGACCGTGACTTTCGCGACCTCGCCGGCCTGTCGCCATCGACGTACTTCGCGATGCGCCACCCGACCTTCGGCGCCGTCGTCACCGCCTCGGACGCGCACTGA
- a CDS encoding aminotransferase class V-fold PLP-dependent enzyme: MDDPLGVRADFPAVREALYLNSAYITPVPTSVVAAGRDFIERKSTRPISLGEMLAQTDVVRSQFARLVNASSDEIGFLFATSEGENIVANALDLKAGDNVVIDALHYETEFVLYGHLRDTRGVELRVAPHRDGAVQLRDVERLVDRRTRLLSVAWVSHQNGFRHEMRPLADLAHAHGALFYTDAIQAAGMIPIDVRAAGVDFLCCGTYKWVLGGFGVAPFFIRRELLDRIRLDRFGALHVAKELPNDRFELHATAKRFDYATLPFAEVYQLGAGLQYVERVGVSRIEQHTVALAHALRAGLVAQGYRLFTPEGTRSSIVTYYIDRDPAEVKRAFEQANVAVSVRDTKRQVRVSPALFNTRAEIDRFLDVTRTLR; this comes from the coding sequence GTGGACGACCCACTCGGCGTGCGCGCCGACTTCCCCGCGGTGCGCGAAGCGCTCTACCTCAATTCCGCCTACATCACGCCGGTCCCGACGTCGGTCGTCGCCGCTGGACGCGACTTCATCGAGCGCAAGTCGACGCGACCGATTTCGCTGGGTGAGATGCTGGCGCAGACCGACGTCGTGCGCAGTCAGTTCGCCCGGCTCGTCAACGCCTCGAGCGACGAGATCGGCTTCCTCTTTGCCACCAGCGAAGGAGAGAACATCGTCGCCAATGCGCTCGACCTGAAAGCGGGCGACAACGTCGTGATCGATGCGCTGCACTACGAGACCGAATTCGTGCTGTACGGCCACCTGCGAGACACGCGTGGGGTGGAGCTGCGCGTGGCCCCGCATCGCGACGGCGCGGTACAGCTACGCGACGTGGAACGGCTCGTGGACCGTCGCACCAGACTCCTCTCGGTCGCCTGGGTCTCCCACCAGAACGGCTTTCGGCACGAGATGCGTCCGCTGGCCGACCTCGCGCATGCCCACGGCGCGCTCTTCTACACCGACGCCATCCAGGCCGCCGGGATGATCCCGATCGACGTGCGTGCCGCCGGCGTCGACTTCCTGTGCTGCGGGACGTACAAGTGGGTCCTCGGCGGTTTTGGCGTCGCCCCCTTCTTCATCCGGCGCGAACTGCTCGATCGCATTCGCCTCGATCGCTTCGGCGCGCTGCACGTGGCGAAGGAACTTCCTAACGATCGCTTCGAATTGCACGCGACCGCCAAGCGCTTCGACTACGCGACCCTCCCCTTTGCCGAGGTCTACCAGTTGGGCGCGGGACTGCAGTACGTCGAGCGGGTTGGCGTGTCGCGCATCGAGCAGCACACGGTCGCGCTCGCGCACGCCCTGCGCGCCGGGCTCGTGGCGCAAGGCTATCGCCTCTTCACCCCCGAGGGGACGCGCAGCTCGATCGTGACCTACTACATCGACCGCGATCCCGCCGAGGTGAAGCGCGCGTTCGAGCAGGCGAACGTGGCCGTGAGCGTGCGCGACACCAAGCGGCAGGTGCGCGTGTCGCCCGCGCTGTTCAACACGCGGGCCGAAATCGACCGCTTCCTCGACGTGACCAGGACGCTGCGGTGA